AGGCCGGTGCACGAGAAGGTGGCGAACAGACCGCCCGGCTTGACCACGCCCAGCGCCAGCTTGTTCATGTCCAGGTACTTCTTCAGCGCGGTGATGACCTGGTCGCGGTCGCGGGTCATCTTCGCCGGGTCCAGGATCACCACATCGTACTGCTCACCGCGGTTGGCGGCGTCGCGCAGCCACGGGAAGATGTCGGACTGGACGAACTTCGGGCGCACGTTGTTCAGGCGCGAATTGCCCTTGGCGATCTGGATGACGTCCTCATCGATGTCGATGCCAACCACTTCGGTGGCCCCACGTGCAGCGGCATACACGGCGAAACCGCCGGTGTTGCAGCACAGGTCCAGCACGCTCTTGCCTTCCACCTGCTGGCTCAGCCACTCGCGGTTCTCGCGCTGGTCGGCGAAGAAACCGGTCTTGTGCGCACCGGCCGGGTCGGCGCGGAACTTGATGCCGTACTCGGTGATCACCGACGCTTCAGTGGTGGTGTTGCCGTGGAAATCGAAGCTTTCCTGCTTCTGCACGTGCTCGTCGGCGAAGCTGTGGAAGCGGCAGCCCGGGAACTGCTCGCGCAGGGCGTCGTAGATCCACTCACGGTGGCGGAACATGCCGGCGGCGAAGAATTCGACCACCACCAGGTCGCCGTAGCGATCCACCACCAGGCCGGACAGGCCGTCGCCCTCGCTGTGCACCACGCGCCAGGCGTCGGACACCGCGTCGAGCTTCAGCACCTCACGGCGCAGCGACACCGCCTGGGCGATCTTGCGCGAGAACCAGCCGGCATCCACCGGCACGTTCTGGTCGGTTTCAAGGATGCGCACGGCAATGCGCGAATGCCCGTTGTAGAACCCGCGGCCAATGAACTCGCCATCAATGCCGACCACGTCGACGATGGAACCGGGCTTGGGCCGGACGGTCGGCTTCTCGACCAGTTTCTGGAAGATCCACGGGTGGCTGGAGCGCCACGCGTTCTTGAGGCGGACAATCGGAAGGGGGGTATTCATCCACCTATTGTAAACCGGGCGCCGGGTCAGATCCCCGCAGGGGCTCTGACCCCGGCCGGCATGCCAGCCAAGGTTGGCATCTACCGGAGCGGGGACCCCGGCCACCCGGCATTTGACGGCGGCCCGGCCAGACGGCAGAATCGGCGCCAGAAGGGGAGTAGCTCCCAGACGTTGTCGCCGTCATTTCGAGCCCGCAGGCTCCGGTGCAACGGCAGTTCCAGCCGACTGGAACTGCGAGCGAGACCTTCGCCGTACTGGCGAAGCTCTGTCCCTGGATCCCCCCTCCCGATCCTCCGTTGCAGATCCTCGCCGTCCGGCCTGGCATTCATCTTTCCAACGGACATTCCCAATGCAGACGATCGGTAACGTGTGGTTGTGGGGCGGCTTCGCAGCGGTGGTGGTCATCGCCCTGCTGGTCGACCTCGTGTTGATGCGCCATGGTGGACCGCACAAGGTCACCTTCAAGGAGGCCCTGTGGTGGTCCATCGGCTGGGTCGCGCTGGCCCTGCTGTTCAACGCGGGCCTGTGGTACTACCTGAATGAGACCGCCGGCCAGGTTGTGGCCAACAAGGTCGGCCTCGAGTTCCTGACCGGCTACCTGGTCGAAAAGGCGCTGGCGGTCGACAACATCTTTGTCTTCCTGATGATCATGAGCTACTTCGCGGTGCCGGAGGAGCAGCGCCAGAAGGTGCTGATCATCGGCATCCTGGGTGCGATCGTGCTGCGTACGATCATGATCTTCGCCGGCAGCGTGCTGATCAGCCAGTTCCATTGGCTGCTCTACGTGTTCGGTGCCTTCCTGCTGTTCACCGGCTGGAAGATGTGGTTCGCCGCCGGCCAGGAGCCGGACCTGGAGACCAACCCGGCCCTGCGCTGGATGCGCAAGCACCTGCGCCTGCTGCCGGACTACGCCGGCAACGCGTTGAGCGTGAAACGCGATGGCGTGCGCTGGTTCACCCCGCTGTTCGCGGTGCTGATCCTGATCGCGGTCACCGACGTGATCTTCGCGGTGGACAGCATCCCGGCGATCTTCGCGATCACCACCGACCCGTTCATCGTGCTCACCTCCAACGTGTTCGCGGTGCTGGGCCTGCGTGCGATGTTCTTCCTGCTGGCCGGCATGGCCGACCGCTTCCACCTGCTGCCGTACGGCCTGGCGCTGGTGCTGGGCTTCATCGGCATCAAGATGATGATCATCGACCTGTTCAAGATCCCGACCCCGATCTCGCTGGGCGTGGTGGCGGTGATCATCGCCGCTACCGTGGTGTTGAGCCTGAAGTACCCGCCGAAGGAAGGCGAAGGCCAGGCCTGAGCCTGACCCGCTGGATGGCGCGGCCGGTGGGATTGTCCCGCCGGCCGTTTCCACTCTCCCGCGGCGGTGGCCTTGGTTTCGCACCAACCACCGCCATTGCTGAGGTATGAACAACAACGCGCCCCTGCCCGCTGGCGACGTGCCGGCCCCCCGCAATGACCGCTCGCGCATCCTGCGGGCGTTCAATGTCAGCTTGGCCGCCGTGCTGGTGCTGGTGGCCGTGTTCGCCCTGCAGGGCACGTTCGACTGGCGACCGTGGGCAGTCGCGCCGCTGGAAGCCAAGGGCCTGCTTGGCCTGATCGGCGGCCCGATGCTGCATGCCTCGGTCGAGCACATCGCCGCCAACAGCATCGCGATCCTGATCCTCGGCACGCTGGCCGGCAGCGTCTACCCGAAAGCCACCGTGCGCGCCCTGCCCCTGCTGTGGCTGGGCTCGGGCATCGGTGCGTGGATGCTGGGCAATCCGGGCAGCGTGCACCTGGGCGCCAGCGGCGTGACCCACGGCCTGATGTTCCTGCTGGCCAGCCTGGGCCTGCTGCGCCGCGATCGCGCGGCCATCGCCACCGGCCTGATCGGCATGCTGTTCTACGGCGGCATGCTGATGACCATCCTGCCGCACGCCGATGGTGTGTCCTGGCAGTCGCACATGGGCGGCGCCTTCGCCGGCATCATCGCTGCGCTGCTGTTCCGCAACGCCGACCCGCTGCCACCGCGCCCGCGCTACAGCTGGGAAGATGAAGAGGACGAGGTCGAGCCGCTGGCCGACGACGAGCTGGAACCGCCGTCACCGCAGCGCGTGCCGGTGCTGTGGCAGCCGCGCGAGGGCCAGGACTACGTGGTGATCCCGTTCCGCCGGCCGGACGAGCCGCGCGGTTGAGCGATGGTAGTGCCGGCCGCTGGCCGGCAACCTCATGAACCTTCGTTGGCAATCCTCGCGTTGCCGGCCAGCGGCCGGCACTACCGGGAGAATCAGTTCCCCGCCGTGCCCATCCCGTCCACCGCCTGCCGGCCCAGCGCCGGATCATCGGTGAAGAAGGCATCGATGCCGGTCGCCAGGTAGGCGCGCATCTCGGCGATCGAGCCTTCGACGTTGCGCGCGTTGTCCGCGCCCTTGCGCAGGTTGCTGGGCTGGAAGTGGTTTTCCGGGCGGAAGGTGTATGGAATCACCATCAGGCCGGCCGCGTGCGCATCATGTACCAGCGACGTCGGCGTACCCAGCGCGCCCTTGGCATCCAGCGGAATGATCGAACGCAGCTCGGGGCCGATGCCATCGGCGTAGCCGGCGATGTCCTTCAGCCCGGCCGGGGTCATCATCTGTGCGTAGGTCAGCGTGCCGCCGGCCTTGGCGATGTCGGCCGGCTGGGTATCGCCCTTCCACAGCAGCTGCAGCAGGCGGATGTTGCTGCCCCGCCCGATCTTGCCATGCAGGTAACGCAGGTTGGCGGTCTCGAACGACTGGATGGTGACTGGGCCGACGTTGGTGTACGCATTGCCACGCAGCGCCGCCAGCAGCTTGTCCTCCATCGGCAGGCCGATGGACTGGAAGTAGGTCGGGTGCTTGATCTCCGGCACCAGGCCGATGCCGCGGTTGGCGCGCCCGGCCTGCTGCACCAGGAAGGCCAGGATCTCGTCCAGGCTGGCGATGCGGAACTGGCCGTCGTAGGCGGTGCTGCGCAGTTCCGGCAGGCGC
The sequence above is a segment of the Stenotrophomonas maltophilia genome. Coding sequences within it:
- a CDS encoding class I SAM-dependent rRNA methyltransferase, producing MNTPLPIVRLKNAWRSSHPWIFQKLVEKPTVRPKPGSIVDVVGIDGEFIGRGFYNGHSRIAVRILETDQNVPVDAGWFSRKIAQAVSLRREVLKLDAVSDAWRVVHSEGDGLSGLVVDRYGDLVVVEFFAAGMFRHREWIYDALREQFPGCRFHSFADEHVQKQESFDFHGNTTTEASVITEYGIKFRADPAGAHKTGFFADQRENREWLSQQVEGKSVLDLCCNTGGFAVYAAARGATEVVGIDIDEDVIQIAKGNSRLNNVRPKFVQSDIFPWLRDAANRGEQYDVVILDPAKMTRDRDQVITALKKYLDMNKLALGVVKPGGLFATFSCTGLVAEDQFLDMLRRAAYFSGRTIQILKVAGAGPDHPFMAHVQESRYLKAVFCRVVD
- a CDS encoding TerC family protein, which encodes MQTIGNVWLWGGFAAVVVIALLVDLVLMRHGGPHKVTFKEALWWSIGWVALALLFNAGLWYYLNETAGQVVANKVGLEFLTGYLVEKALAVDNIFVFLMIMSYFAVPEEQRQKVLIIGILGAIVLRTIMIFAGSVLISQFHWLLYVFGAFLLFTGWKMWFAAGQEPDLETNPALRWMRKHLRLLPDYAGNALSVKRDGVRWFTPLFAVLILIAVTDVIFAVDSIPAIFAITTDPFIVLTSNVFAVLGLRAMFFLLAGMADRFHLLPYGLALVLGFIGIKMMIIDLFKIPTPISLGVVAVIIAATVVLSLKYPPKEGEGQA
- a CDS encoding rhomboid family intramembrane serine protease, whose product is MNNNAPLPAGDVPAPRNDRSRILRAFNVSLAAVLVLVAVFALQGTFDWRPWAVAPLEAKGLLGLIGGPMLHASVEHIAANSIAILILGTLAGSVYPKATVRALPLLWLGSGIGAWMLGNPGSVHLGASGVTHGLMFLLASLGLLRRDRAAIATGLIGMLFYGGMLMTILPHADGVSWQSHMGGAFAGIIAALLFRNADPLPPRPRYSWEDEEDEVEPLADDELEPPSPQRVPVLWQPREGQDYVVIPFRRPDEPRG
- a CDS encoding glycerophosphodiester phosphodiesterase, translated to MKSWGCALLLSLAMAPSVAMSAESSTPAAPKVSVYGHRGASALLPEHTLASYAQAIADGADYIEPDLVMTKDGVMVARHENEIGGTTDVASHPEFASRRTSKVIDGQKVDGWFTEDFTLAELKTLYARERLPELRSTAYDGQFRIASLDEILAFLVQQAGRANRGIGLVPEIKHPTYFQSIGLPMEDKLLAALRGNAYTNVGPVTIQSFETANLRYLHGKIGRGSNIRLLQLLWKGDTQPADIAKAGGTLTYAQMMTPAGLKDIAGYADGIGPELRSIIPLDAKGALGTPTSLVHDAHAAGLMVIPYTFRPENHFQPSNLRKGADNARNVEGSIAEMRAYLATGIDAFFTDDPALGRQAVDGMGTAGN